In one Cloacibacillus porcorum genomic region, the following are encoded:
- a CDS encoding molybdate ABC transporter permease subunit, with protein MHINSGFFSPTLIFSIRLTAVSCGTALLLFLALGLPAALWFSRSRSLCARAAAFFITLPLVFPPIALGYMLLLLLGRGGPLGSAEHYLGLRLVFSQGAVILSAFVAGLPLFVRPAQAAFQEPGIIKLEEASRVLGCGPVKTFFLVTMPLARRSIFSGLLLAVARASGEVGITMMLGGNIAGRTNTLSLEIFNCVSRGDFDEATSLCLLLASVSMAIYFVLDRLQKES; from the coding sequence ATCCACATCAACAGCGGATTCTTTTCCCCGACGCTAATATTTTCGATCAGGCTGACGGCTGTCAGCTGCGGCACGGCGCTGCTCCTTTTTCTCGCGCTGGGGCTGCCGGCGGCCCTTTGGTTCAGCCGTTCACGCTCGCTATGCGCGAGGGCGGCGGCCTTCTTTATCACGCTGCCGCTCGTCTTCCCGCCGATCGCCCTTGGATATATGCTGCTTCTGCTGCTCGGGCGCGGCGGCCCGCTTGGCTCCGCCGAGCATTACCTGGGGCTGCGGCTGGTCTTCTCGCAGGGGGCGGTGATCTTGAGCGCCTTCGTCGCGGGGCTGCCGCTCTTCGTCCGCCCCGCGCAGGCGGCCTTTCAGGAGCCGGGAATAATAAAGCTTGAGGAGGCTTCGCGCGTCCTCGGCTGCGGCCCGGTAAAGACCTTCTTCCTCGTCACGATGCCGCTGGCGAGGAGAAGCATCTTTTCGGGGCTGCTGCTTGCCGTGGCGCGCGCCTCGGGAGAGGTGGGCATCACAATGATGCTCGGCGGCAACATCGCCGGGCGCACCAACACGCTGTCGCTGGAAATATTCAACTGCGTCTCACGCGGAGATTTCGACGAGGCGACCAGCCTCTGTCTGCTGCTTGCCTCGGTCAGCATGGCGATATACTTTGTTCTGGACAGACTGCAAAAGGAGAGCTGA
- the modD gene encoding ModD protein: MMFYISDGYIEELIHEDLQHMDLTTLSMGIEEVPGQITAFPKRGCLLAGVEEAARIFEKCGAEAEILIPSGTRAEGGESCLIVRGTAGRLHACYKLAQNVMEYSSGIATRTAAMLEAARAENPGIHVAVTRKHFPGAKALSLKAALAGGASLHRLGLSDSILAFDQHRVFTDDFTALIPRMAEAFPEKKIEAEADGPEEAMSYLRAGADMVQCERFAPEALSAFVKEAKSAFPKAVIAAAGGINADNAGEYAAAGVDILVTSWVYFGKPEDIKMKFSRI, from the coding sequence ATGATGTTTTACATATCCGACGGTTATATAGAAGAGCTGATCCATGAGGACCTTCAGCATATGGACCTCACTACCCTCTCGATGGGCATCGAGGAGGTGCCGGGGCAGATTACCGCCTTCCCCAAACGTGGCTGCCTCCTCGCCGGAGTTGAAGAGGCGGCGAGGATATTTGAAAAGTGCGGCGCAGAGGCCGAAATTTTGATTCCCTCAGGCACAAGGGCGGAGGGCGGCGAAAGCTGCCTGATCGTCCGCGGGACGGCTGGACGGCTTCATGCCTGCTACAAACTCGCCCAAAATGTGATGGAGTATTCCTCGGGCATCGCCACACGGACGGCGGCGATGCTTGAGGCGGCGCGCGCGGAGAATCCCGGCATACATGTCGCCGTGACGAGAAAGCACTTCCCCGGAGCCAAAGCGCTCTCGCTCAAAGCGGCGCTCGCGGGGGGAGCCTCCCTGCACCGCCTCGGCCTCTCGGATTCCATCCTGGCCTTCGATCAGCACCGGGTATTCACCGACGACTTTACCGCGCTTATCCCCCGGATGGCGGAGGCCTTTCCCGAAAAGAAGATTGAGGCGGAGGCCGACGGCCCCGAAGAGGCGATGAGCTATCTGCGCGCGGGCGCCGACATGGTACAGTGCGAACGCTTCGCGCCGGAGGCCCTTTCGGCCTTTGTCAAGGAGGCGAAGTCTGCATTTCCGAAGGCGGTCATCGCCGCCGCCGGCGGCATAAACGCCGACAACGCCGGAGAATACGCCGCGGCCGGCGTCGATATCCTTGTCACCTCGTGGGTCTATTTCGGCAAGCCGGAAGATATCAAAATGAAATTTTCACGGATATAA